One part of the Liolophura sinensis isolate JHLJ2023 unplaced genomic scaffold, CUHK_Ljap_v2 scaffold_18, whole genome shotgun sequence genome encodes these proteins:
- the LOC135481316 gene encoding synaptogenesis protein syg-2-like, whose product MFNKIRRIDSGVYTVTAGNGVGRFVQRTVNVTVYYPPDISVVLVSGEDVTEGNPLQLECRAEAVPQNYTYSVWSRTIEGRHVPLVNNSPGKSLSISQVTFRDQGVYRCGASNGFGGFQWGQLEVKVRARPQFVRQINQQAAALGENSKLMFKFVSYPAYVNLRWYKLINGTAEKLTVSNSTESKYRSRVTDAYHEFMFYNTRVLLSGHVAELEISDVKRDDFGKYKFVAKNDEGSSETIMSFNLIDRPCPPTLSTTFCENRIANVTWITCFDGGSTQTFKLQYKKKGGDWVELPGNITDPGEDMAVSEVVEGLEERGEYIFGVYGVNRWNKSDTVQTSCTVTVSDVPPGTTSALAGPMAGGISGAIVLMGVALLVVVIFRRRKQGSRSSGETEQMRPDDTNGVQSTRHYENLPGIGFLENEQ is encoded by the exons ATGTTCAACAAGATCAGAAGGATTGACTCTGGAGTCTACACTGTGACAGCTGGTAATGGCGTTGGGAGATTTGTACAGAGGACAGTCAATGTCACTGTGTACT ATCCCCCGGATATATCTGTGGTTCTGGTGTCAGGAGAAGATGTCACGGAAGGAAACCCTCTACAGCTGGAATGTCGTGCTGAAGCTGTTCCTCAAAACTACACCTACTCTGTCTGGAGTCGTACCATTGAAGGCCGCCATGTACCACTGGTAAATAACAGTCCTGGGAAATCCCTGTCCATCAGTCAGGTGACGTTCAGAGATCAGGGTGTATACCGGTGTGGAGCCAGTAACGGGTTTGGAGGCTTTCAGTGGGGACAACTGGAGGTCAAGGTTCGCG CCCGGCCACAGTTTGTCAGACAGATCAACCAACAAGCAGCAGCCCTCGGTGAAAATAGCAAACTGATGTTTAAGTTTGTGTCTTATCCAGCCTATGTGAACCTCAGGTGGTACAAACTTATCAATGGTACAGCTGAAAAACTAACCGTCTCTAACTCAACCGAGAGTAAATACCGAAGTCGCGTGACGGATGCTTACCAcgagtttatgttttacaacaCCAGAGTCCTGCTTTCTGGTCACGTGGCGGAACTTGAAATCTCTGACGTTAAACGTGATGATTTCGGGAAATACAAATTTGTTGCTAAAAATGACGAGGGATCTTCTGAGACCATCATGTCTTTTAACTTAATAG ATCGTCCTTGTCCACCTACTCTATCAACCACATTTTGTGAAAACCGTATAGCCAATGTGACGTGGATTACCTGTTTCGATGGCGGTTCTACTCAGACGTTTAAACTCCAGTACAAAAAGAAGGGTGGCGATTGGGTTGAATTACCTGGTAACATAACAGACCCGGGAGAGGATATGGCTGTGAGCGAGGTGGTGGAGGGTCTCGAGGAGAGGGGAGAATACATCTTCGGGGTGTATGGTGTGAACAGGTGGAATAAAAGTGACACGGTACAGACGAGTTGTACagttacag TTTCTGATGTACCTCCCGGTACCACTAGTGCCCTTGCCGGCCCCATGGCAGGCGGCATATCTGGAGCTATCGTTTTAATGGGAGTTGCGCTTCTAGTTGTGGTCATCTTCCGTAGGCGAAAGCAAG GTAGCCGGTCTTCAGGAGAAACAGA GCAGATGAGACCGGATGACACAAACGGTGTGCAATCAACCAGACATTATGAAAACCTTCCAG GTATTGGGTTTTTGGAAAACGAACAGTAA